In Pseudobdellovibrionaceae bacterium, the following proteins share a genomic window:
- a CDS encoding class I SAM-dependent methyltransferase, with protein sequence MAQHWREIKALRGKARGLHRTFADEPITWEILEEVVDFLLTKLRPKMKTMETGAGLSSVLFAEKQTEHLAITPSAVERERILKVCRDEKIGIAKLEFLLDRSENVLPRLSDNYRFDLVLIDGGHGFPTPFIDWYYASRHLNTGGYLIIDDINLWTGYTLYRFLNRHPHWQKVANFSWQAAVFRKINPAAGWEFEDWYHQPWLERLYPPAPLVRMTWAPLTGNTVWQKRLWRWLCDQMFRMTILHFFHHLIRRPILLVYTYAIKKVYLHTLHKLYLHVIREAFIQLNRLAFILLPSWGVKAYTYGRTLVWSINLPEWPGILRMWFWKCVPLWVRRENLRRMWNKRSGAQS encoded by the coding sequence GTGGCTCAACACTGGAGGGAAATCAAAGCCTTGAGAGGCAAAGCACGAGGGCTGCATCGCACCTTTGCGGATGAGCCAATCACCTGGGAAATCCTCGAGGAAGTGGTGGACTTTCTGCTCACCAAGCTCCGACCAAAAATGAAAACTATGGAAACTGGTGCGGGGCTATCCTCGGTCTTGTTTGCGGAAAAGCAAACAGAGCATCTCGCTATCACTCCCTCCGCAGTTGAACGCGAGCGCATTCTAAAAGTCTGTCGCGACGAAAAAATTGGTATAGCAAAATTAGAATTCCTGCTTGATCGATCTGAAAATGTCCTGCCACGACTGTCGGACAATTACCGCTTTGATTTGGTTTTGATCGATGGTGGCCATGGTTTTCCCACTCCTTTTATTGATTGGTACTATGCCAGCCGCCATTTGAATACGGGCGGCTACCTGATTATCGATGATATCAATTTGTGGACGGGTTACACTCTTTACCGGTTTTTAAATCGCCATCCCCATTGGCAAAAGGTGGCCAACTTTTCCTGGCAGGCTGCTGTCTTTCGCAAGATTAACCCCGCCGCAGGGTGGGAGTTTGAAGACTGGTACCATCAACCTTGGTTGGAGCGCCTTTATCCCCCGGCCCCTCTGGTGCGCATGACCTGGGCCCCTCTAACCGGAAATACCGTTTGGCAAAAGCGACTGTGGAGATGGCTTTGCGATCAGATGTTCAGGATGACGATTCTTCACTTTTTTCATCACCTGATCCGACGGCCCATTTTGTTGGTTTACACCTATGCCATAAAAAAGGTGTACCTACACACCCTGCATAAGCTCTACCTCCATGTCATTCGCGAGGCCTTTATTCAACTCAATCGTCTGGCCTTCATTTTACTCCCCTCTTGGGGAGTCAAGGCCTACACCTATGGACGCACTCTGGTTTGGTCCATAAACCTTCCAGAGTGGCCGGGAATCCTGAGAATGTGGTTCTGGAAATGTGTCCCCCTCTGGGTAAGGAGAGAGAATCTCCGGCGGATGTGGAACAAGCGGAGTGGTGCCCAATCGTGA
- the hflK gene encoding FtsH protease activity modulator HflK: MRRFIAERPGLLVGIFSAIVLLPILFSSFYTVEPDEEAVVLRFGQYVETTPPGLHFKLPLGVDEAIKVKTKLILQQEFGFRSESFRGDRTTYAEGFDDESLMLTGDLNVADVEWITQFQISDPKRYLFHTRDPIRNIRDISEAVMRRVVGDRLVTDVLTVGRAEIANEAMNLAQAIVDQYDMGVRVVSIKLQDVNPPDAVKPSFNDVNAAKQEQEQAINQAEKHYNEVIPEAKGKAEKEIAMAQGYATALLNRAKGDADRFNLVLQEYRRAPAITRERLYLETMEKVFQRLEGVTLVDQSMKGGLLPIFDQLKKGK; encoded by the coding sequence ATGAGGCGGTTCATTGCTGAGAGGCCCGGCCTTCTGGTGGGAATTTTTTCGGCCATTGTTTTGCTTCCCATATTGTTTTCGTCCTTTTACACCGTCGAGCCTGATGAAGAGGCGGTGGTGCTCCGCTTCGGCCAGTATGTGGAAACAACCCCTCCAGGGCTTCATTTTAAGCTGCCTCTTGGTGTGGACGAGGCAATCAAGGTCAAGACAAAACTAATCCTTCAGCAGGAATTTGGCTTTCGCTCGGAGAGTTTTCGCGGGGACAGAACCACCTATGCTGAAGGCTTCGATGACGAATCCCTGATGCTCACGGGTGACCTCAACGTGGCCGATGTGGAGTGGATCACCCAATTTCAGATTTCTGATCCCAAAAGATATTTGTTTCACACGCGTGACCCCATCCGCAATATTCGCGATATTTCAGAGGCCGTCATGCGCCGGGTTGTGGGTGATCGTTTGGTGACCGACGTGTTGACTGTCGGGCGCGCTGAGATTGCCAACGAGGCGATGAACCTCGCCCAGGCCATTGTTGATCAATACGACATGGGAGTTCGCGTGGTCTCGATTAAGCTTCAGGACGTCAACCCTCCCGATGCTGTGAAACCTTCGTTTAATGACGTCAATGCGGCCAAGCAGGAGCAGGAGCAAGCAATTAATCAGGCGGAAAAACATTATAATGAAGTGATTCCCGAAGCTAAGGGCAAGGCTGAAAAAGAGATCGCCATGGCTCAGGGCTATGCCACGGCCCTTTTGAATCGAGCCAAGGGTGATGCTGATCGATTTAATTTGGTTTTGCAGGAGTACCGTCGGGCTCCGGCGATCACCAGAGAACGGCTTTATCTTGAGACCATGGAAAAAGTGTTTCAGCGTCTGGAAGGTGTGACCTTAGTGGACCAAAGCATGAAAGGTGGGTTGCTCCCCATCTTCGATCAACTGAAGAAGGGGAAGTAA
- the hflC gene encoding protease modulator HflC — MSRWQGPISLAVGFFLFLVLYSAAFTIEEGRQAVITQFGKPLRTVTDAGLHWKAPFIHEVRLLDLRILNWDGYPNQIPTKDKKYIKVDTTARWRIQDPLKFIQTVQNERGARSRLDAILDGITRDVISGHNLVEAVRNSNKVFELVAERRNARKQKDQESDEVQVDMGEDELTGDVEPVEVGREKLSSMIVDGARKELAPLGIELIDVQIRRIAYEQSVQSKVYSRMISERQSIAEKIRSIGKGEQAKIKGKADKDLKQIESEAYRTIQKIKGEAEAKATAIYAKSLGQDPKFYAFVRRLEAYERSLPSETRLLLSTKSKFFDVLQEGKAE, encoded by the coding sequence ATGAGTCGATGGCAAGGCCCGATCAGTTTGGCGGTAGGATTCTTTTTGTTTCTCGTTCTCTATTCGGCAGCTTTCACCATTGAGGAAGGGCGTCAGGCGGTGATCACCCAGTTTGGTAAACCGTTGAGGACGGTTACGGATGCTGGCCTTCATTGGAAGGCCCCCTTCATTCACGAGGTTCGGTTGCTCGATCTGCGGATTTTGAATTGGGACGGCTATCCCAATCAGATCCCTACGAAAGACAAAAAATACATCAAGGTGGATACCACAGCTCGTTGGCGCATCCAGGACCCGCTCAAATTTATTCAGACGGTTCAGAATGAAAGAGGTGCTCGCTCACGGCTAGATGCGATTTTAGATGGAATCACCCGTGACGTAATTTCAGGGCATAACCTGGTGGAAGCGGTTCGCAATAGCAACAAGGTCTTTGAACTTGTGGCCGAAAGGCGGAATGCCCGCAAACAAAAAGACCAGGAGTCGGATGAAGTCCAAGTCGATATGGGCGAAGATGAATTGACCGGTGATGTTGAGCCAGTCGAGGTGGGACGGGAAAAACTCAGCTCGATGATTGTCGACGGAGCGAGAAAGGAACTGGCTCCTCTGGGTATTGAACTCATCGATGTTCAAATTCGTCGCATTGCCTACGAACAAAGCGTACAGTCCAAGGTGTATTCGAGAATGATTTCGGAACGTCAGAGTATCGCGGAGAAAATTCGTTCCATTGGCAAGGGGGAACAGGCGAAAATCAAAGGGAAGGCCGATAAGGATTTAAAGCAAATTGAGTCGGAGGCCTACCGGACGATTCAAAAGATCAAAGGTGAGGCAGAAGCCAAGGCGACCGCGATTTATGCAAAGTCGCTTGGTCAGGACCCCAAATTCTATGCTTTCGTTAGGAGGCTTGAAGCCTACGAAAGGAGTTTACCGAGTGAGACACGGCTGCTGCTATCAACCAAGTCTAAGTTTTTTGATGTACTCCAGGAAGGTAAGGCCGAATGA
- a CDS encoding MBL fold metallo-hydrolase, producing MIFRQLFDRDTCTYTYLLADSVSRDAVIIDPVREQFERDMQILGELNLQLRLILETHIHADHVTGAALLRRETGAKVGVAAVAGAEGVDKPLVDGQVLDRGEIVIKVLATPGHTNSCLSYFVGDRVFTGDALFIRGCGRTDFQQGDSAKLFKSVREKLFALPDDTFVYPGHDYKGQTVSTIGEEKRYNPRLRLNHTIEDFARIMSELKLDPPVRIKEAVPANLKLGEGNPQ from the coding sequence ATGATTTTTCGTCAGCTGTTTGACCGGGACACGTGCACCTACACCTATTTGCTCGCCGATTCAGTGAGCCGTGATGCGGTCATCATTGATCCCGTGCGTGAGCAGTTTGAGCGGGATATGCAAATCTTAGGAGAACTTAACCTTCAGTTACGTTTGATTCTTGAAACCCACATTCACGCCGATCACGTCACGGGCGCGGCTCTCCTGAGGCGAGAGACCGGAGCCAAGGTGGGTGTGGCGGCTGTGGCAGGTGCCGAGGGAGTGGACAAGCCCTTGGTGGATGGGCAGGTGCTTGACCGGGGAGAGATTGTCATCAAGGTACTGGCCACGCCAGGACATACAAATTCCTGCTTGTCCTATTTTGTTGGTGACCGAGTGTTTACCGGAGATGCCCTTTTCATTCGCGGGTGTGGCCGAACAGACTTCCAACAGGGCGACAGTGCGAAATTGTTTAAGAGTGTGCGTGAGAAGCTGTTTGCCTTGCCGGATGATACTTTTGTTTATCCCGGGCACGACTACAAAGGGCAGACGGTTTCAACTATTGGTGAAGAGAAGCGCTATAACCCTCGCCTGCGACTCAACCATACGATTGAGGACTTTGCGAGAATTATGTCTGAGCTGAAACTCGATCCCCCTGTACGGATAAAAGAAGCAGTTCCCGCTAACCTAAAATTGGGCGAAGGGAATCCTCAATAG
- a CDS encoding immunoglobulin domain-containing protein, producing the protein MKKRAPLIGGVLLFCLAIAFIYMGLSKSLPTSFKAFDSAKSVQSQTDMSSQDPAANKARDQETAVPPAEVKTSAPAVWAIVDVSPKRVQAWLKRLDEPFGFVKTAVPIKMDPQALVEGVLPPGISPKGHPMRRYLRLPLGNGEEVLAEQTRVDSHPGDMMTWVGEIPEAQFSDVFLTYNQGVWHGHVKWDDRTFEIAYGDGGVHLLREVNTDALPPDHPGDGKDLPSISEEEAQADEATHDGGVEAAGDEEIPEIVADAVVIRLLGAYNTDAKNKAGGKSAIEAQMGTGASQTTTAFSRGAVDAQMQLVHMVEYNYTQNTTSMSTDLGNFRGSSDGFMDNVHALRDQYKADMTILMLGSTAGGACGVGYLLRSSTASVVKSTQFATVSATCATSYYSYAHELGHNMGNHHDPRNASGGGYFSYSTGHFNESARVRTTMSYACPNVSCTRHLYYSNPSVNFSGVPSGVANTSDNCRSLRTTTPLVGNVYPPDGTPSITTQPVGRNVPVGGAINLSVAATGTPSPSYQWYLNGSVISGKTSASLSISNAQTSHSGRYKVRVYNTAGEVYSTEVTVTVYQPVQITTQPIASTTVAQGSSFSLRVVASGTGTLSYQWYRNSAAISGATSATYNVASASSGNIGTFYVRVSSPYNSVNSNNAVVTLGGPPVITTQPPTTVAVLEGTTLSVTSVVVGGSAPFTYQWYNGTTAIAGQTSKNLSIANIQASQAGGYRLQVTNQYGSVYSNFCQIVVEFPPSILGQPLALTRVTEGENVTLSVVAGGVPSVSYQWRRNGTNLTGKTTNSLSLPSINRTQAGQYTVVVTNTRGSVTSSNAVVEVQYAPEITSQPAAVTVAWGESASLNSGAVGVPTPTYQWYHNGVVVPGATGINLSWANVDWKDRGTYELEVRNSLGTIWTQSVELKLQSIQRVVDNEGNAVPISLDRTAGVYGP; encoded by the coding sequence ATGAAGAAACGAGCACCCTTAATCGGTGGAGTGCTGCTTTTTTGTTTAGCCATTGCGTTTATTTACATGGGACTTTCTAAGTCACTGCCCACGTCCTTTAAGGCATTTGACTCCGCAAAATCAGTTCAGAGCCAGACGGACATGTCTTCTCAAGATCCGGCCGCCAATAAAGCGAGGGACCAGGAGACGGCCGTGCCTCCCGCCGAAGTTAAAACTTCAGCTCCCGCTGTATGGGCCATTGTCGATGTGAGTCCTAAACGCGTTCAGGCTTGGTTAAAGCGTTTGGACGAACCCTTTGGTTTTGTGAAAACGGCTGTGCCCATCAAGATGGACCCACAGGCCTTAGTCGAAGGGGTCTTGCCTCCCGGAATCTCTCCAAAAGGTCATCCCATGCGCCGTTATCTGCGGCTGCCCTTGGGCAATGGTGAGGAAGTCCTGGCTGAGCAGACACGGGTGGACAGTCACCCTGGAGATATGATGACATGGGTGGGGGAAATCCCCGAGGCTCAATTTTCAGACGTTTTTCTAACCTACAATCAAGGTGTTTGGCACGGTCATGTCAAATGGGATGATCGTACCTTTGAGATCGCCTATGGCGACGGTGGTGTTCACCTCCTGCGCGAGGTCAACACCGATGCACTCCCGCCTGATCATCCTGGCGATGGTAAAGACCTTCCCTCCATTTCAGAAGAGGAGGCTCAGGCTGATGAAGCCACCCATGACGGCGGGGTGGAAGCGGCGGGCGATGAAGAGATTCCTGAGATTGTGGCGGATGCCGTGGTGATTCGCCTGTTGGGTGCCTACAACACTGACGCCAAAAACAAGGCCGGTGGAAAGAGTGCGATTGAAGCCCAAATGGGGACAGGAGCCTCTCAGACAACCACGGCCTTTTCTCGTGGTGCCGTCGATGCCCAGATGCAATTGGTTCACATGGTTGAATACAACTACACTCAAAATACGACGAGTATGTCTACGGATCTCGGAAATTTTCGTGGATCATCCGATGGTTTTATGGACAATGTTCACGCCCTGAGAGATCAATACAAGGCTGATATGACCATTCTCATGCTCGGGTCGACTGCCGGAGGAGCATGTGGGGTCGGCTACCTTCTTCGTAGCTCGACAGCCTCTGTTGTGAAGTCCACCCAGTTCGCCACGGTGTCGGCAACTTGCGCGACATCTTATTACAGCTACGCCCATGAGCTCGGCCATAACATGGGCAATCACCATGACCCGCGAAATGCCAGTGGCGGTGGGTACTTCAGTTATTCCACCGGACACTTTAATGAAAGCGCCCGGGTGCGTACCACCATGTCTTATGCCTGCCCAAATGTGAGTTGCACAAGACATTTGTACTACTCCAACCCGTCTGTGAACTTCTCTGGCGTGCCATCAGGGGTGGCCAACACCTCGGATAACTGCCGCAGTCTGAGAACCACAACCCCGCTAGTGGGTAACGTTTATCCCCCCGATGGGACCCCTTCTATTACGACCCAGCCGGTTGGCCGGAATGTACCAGTTGGAGGTGCCATCAACCTGTCTGTCGCCGCGACGGGGACCCCCAGCCCGAGCTACCAGTGGTACCTTAATGGTTCGGTCATTTCTGGCAAAACATCTGCCAGTCTAAGCATTAGTAATGCTCAGACATCTCATTCGGGTCGCTACAAGGTTCGAGTTTACAACACGGCCGGTGAGGTCTACTCCACAGAAGTGACAGTTACCGTTTATCAACCTGTGCAGATAACGACACAGCCAATAGCATCAACCACGGTGGCTCAAGGGTCATCCTTCTCCCTGCGAGTGGTGGCCTCAGGAACCGGAACTCTCAGTTATCAATGGTACCGAAACTCAGCGGCAATTTCAGGTGCAACCAGCGCGACTTATAACGTGGCGTCCGCGAGTTCCGGAAATATTGGTACCTTTTATGTGCGGGTTTCGAGCCCTTACAATTCAGTGAATTCCAATAATGCGGTGGTGACCTTGGGTGGTCCACCGGTGATCACAACCCAGCCGCCAACGACAGTGGCCGTTCTGGAAGGCACCACCTTGAGTGTGACATCTGTGGTCGTGGGTGGATCCGCTCCCTTTACCTATCAGTGGTACAATGGAACGACGGCCATTGCTGGTCAGACCAGCAAGAATTTGAGCATCGCTAATATCCAGGCGTCTCAGGCGGGAGGCTACAGACTACAAGTCACCAATCAATATGGCAGTGTTTATAGCAACTTCTGTCAAATTGTGGTGGAATTCCCGCCCAGTATTCTCGGACAACCCTTAGCCCTCACCCGGGTGACTGAAGGGGAAAACGTCACACTTTCTGTGGTGGCTGGCGGTGTGCCATCAGTGAGTTATCAATGGCGACGGAATGGGACTAATTTGACGGGCAAAACAACCAACAGTTTGAGCCTACCGTCGATCAACCGAACTCAGGCAGGTCAGTACACGGTAGTGGTGACCAACACGCGTGGTTCTGTTACCAGCAGCAATGCAGTGGTGGAAGTCCAGTATGCACCGGAGATCACCTCTCAGCCCGCTGCAGTTACTGTGGCATGGGGCGAGTCGGCGAGTCTCAATTCAGGAGCGGTGGGCGTGCCGACTCCGACCTATCAATGGTACCACAACGGAGTAGTTGTTCCGGGCGCTACTGGCATCAATCTGAGTTGGGCCAATGTGGATTGGAAGGATCGAGGGACCTACGAGCTTGAAGTTCGCAATTCATTGGGAACAATCTGGACTCAGTCAGTGGAACTCAAACTTCAGTCCATTCAGCGAGTTGTGGATAACGAAGGGAACGCGGTTCCCATCTCTCTTGATCGCACAGCAGGAGTGTACGGGCCATGA
- a CDS encoding GHKL domain-containing protein yields MTMEPTELDNEVTQDIRTGREETVDRTAFPKVTGWAAIIATLVFITTQFYFQVSNRKAFRDIYETHFPIVERNSINLRLHERIMALVELAVTKGDAKLEEEHEIFMGALEQNQELTQYTLAPAKELGRAYQLPSRENLSAIELEIFRLLKDNNAQEARRLFESDRYLYAGDQYTGALQEVSEQLSTRRDAILESQNKSLTVGITLSLVAFTIVLVFWLLVMRGYALNLRLKTQAEHLLKEEQARTVQASKLSTLGEMAGGVAHEINNPLTIIQGYAEILGQQVKRNRLDPAQLTKISDGITATTARIAKIVRSLRTYARDDSAAPFQAASMGMIVDDTLSLCQEKLKNNNVRLDYTPPAEPIMIQCREVQVSQVLLNLVQNAMDAIDGHQGEKWIRVELNKRDQYCQMRVTDCGAGIPPDVQEKILQPFFTTKEIGKGTGLGLSISRSIMKDHKGRFFYDQDHPNTSFVAEIPLAGDRAKADDSKNVGPIAS; encoded by the coding sequence ATGACAATGGAGCCCACAGAGTTAGATAACGAAGTCACTCAGGACATCCGCACGGGTCGTGAGGAGACTGTTGATCGCACCGCGTTCCCGAAAGTCACGGGATGGGCAGCTATCATAGCGACACTGGTGTTTATTACCACCCAGTTCTACTTTCAAGTCTCAAACCGCAAGGCCTTTAGAGATATCTACGAGACCCACTTCCCTATTGTTGAACGCAACTCAATCAATCTGAGGCTGCACGAAAGGATCATGGCGCTGGTGGAACTGGCGGTCACCAAAGGCGATGCCAAACTGGAAGAGGAACATGAAATTTTCATGGGGGCTCTGGAACAGAATCAGGAATTGACTCAATACACTTTGGCTCCAGCCAAGGAGTTGGGACGGGCCTATCAGCTCCCCTCGCGGGAAAACCTGAGTGCTATTGAACTGGAAATCTTTCGCCTTCTAAAGGACAATAACGCACAGGAAGCCCGCAGGCTATTCGAATCTGATCGCTACCTCTATGCGGGGGACCAATACACGGGAGCCCTACAGGAGGTCTCTGAGCAGCTCAGCACCCGGCGAGATGCGATTTTGGAGTCGCAGAACAAATCACTCACTGTCGGAATCACTCTGTCACTGGTGGCCTTCACCATCGTACTGGTGTTCTGGCTGCTCGTGATGCGCGGATACGCGCTCAATCTTCGTCTTAAAACCCAGGCGGAGCATCTCCTCAAGGAGGAACAGGCTCGAACTGTGCAGGCGTCGAAGCTCTCCACGCTAGGTGAAATGGCGGGAGGCGTGGCCCATGAAATCAACAACCCACTGACTATCATCCAAGGCTACGCCGAAATCCTCGGCCAACAGGTCAAGCGCAACCGCCTCGATCCTGCTCAACTGACGAAAATTAGTGATGGCATCACCGCCACCACGGCCAGAATTGCGAAAATCGTGCGCAGCTTGCGCACCTATGCCCGTGACGATTCGGCCGCGCCCTTTCAAGCGGCTTCCATGGGGATGATCGTCGACGACACCCTGAGCCTATGTCAGGAAAAGCTCAAGAATAATAATGTCAGGCTCGACTACACTCCCCCTGCTGAACCCATCATGATTCAGTGCCGAGAGGTGCAGGTCTCTCAAGTCCTCCTCAACCTTGTTCAAAATGCCATGGATGCGATTGACGGCCACCAAGGAGAAAAGTGGATTCGAGTCGAGTTAAATAAACGCGACCAATACTGCCAAATGAGAGTCACGGACTGTGGGGCGGGAATTCCGCCTGATGTACAAGAGAAAATCTTGCAGCCCTTTTTTACCACCAAAGAGATCGGCAAAGGTACTGGACTGGGACTCAGTATTTCCCGCTCAATCATGAAGGATCACAAGGGCCGTTTCTTTTACGACCAGGATCACCCCAACACCTCATTTGTCGCAGAGATTCCACTAGCTGGAGATAGGGCAAAGGCTGATGATTCCAAGAACGTTGGGCCCATTGCTTCTTGA
- a CDS encoding response regulator, producing MTTEAANVEVKKWKVLIVDDEELIRSFLEMALDDLDCEIQFAENGNQGFEKALDFRPDLIISDVLMPGGTGESLVRRLREEVTDYRPHVILISGYSHLTDEEAENLGVDKLVAKPFQLDQMVGFIRQVLGLQ from the coding sequence ATGACGACTGAAGCAGCAAACGTAGAAGTAAAAAAATGGAAAGTCCTGATCGTCGATGATGAAGAGCTGATTCGCAGCTTCCTTGAAATGGCTCTAGATGACCTGGATTGCGAGATCCAGTTTGCCGAAAATGGCAATCAAGGATTTGAAAAGGCCCTGGATTTTCGCCCCGACCTCATTATATCTGATGTATTGATGCCAGGAGGAACAGGCGAGTCTTTGGTACGACGACTTCGTGAAGAGGTCACGGACTATCGGCCCCACGTGATTCTGATTTCCGGGTATTCTCACCTCACCGATGAAGAGGCAGAAAATCTTGGAGTCGATAAGCTGGTGGCCAAGCCCTTTCAGCTGGATCAGATGGTAGGTTTTATTCGCCAGGTGTTAGGCTTGCAGTAA
- a CDS encoding nitronate monooxygenase has product MNTIPTDFTRLVGCSYPIIGAPMFLVSNVPMVVAVSESGGLGTFPSLNYRPIEEYKKALQEMKAKTSKPIGVNIIVNKSNTRQGEDLKWALEYGVEAFITSLGNPKGVIAEAHKNGAKVFCDVTNLEHALKIQDMGADGVIAVGTGAGGHAGPISPIVLIPWLKEKLSIPIIAAGGIGNGATMAAALALGASAVSVGTRFIASQEAQVDAAYKQAVLDAGPEDIVLTTRVSGTPASVIKTEYIEKTGLDLPWIVHALKKNKVSKKYVVPLIHLMGMKAMEKAAQGPTWKTVWSAGQTVGLIHEILSCEDIVKKLAQEYFATIRGLPGTGSSALLQA; this is encoded by the coding sequence ATGAACACGATCCCTACTGATTTTACTCGCCTCGTTGGCTGTTCCTACCCCATTATCGGCGCCCCCATGTTTCTCGTCTCTAATGTTCCCATGGTCGTCGCCGTCTCTGAATCCGGAGGCCTGGGCACCTTCCCCTCTCTCAACTACCGCCCGATCGAAGAGTACAAAAAGGCCCTTCAGGAAATGAAGGCCAAGACATCCAAACCGATTGGCGTGAACATTATTGTCAACAAATCCAATACCAGGCAGGGGGAAGATCTTAAATGGGCTCTCGAATATGGGGTCGAGGCCTTTATCACCAGCCTGGGCAATCCAAAAGGGGTAATTGCAGAGGCTCATAAAAACGGAGCCAAAGTATTTTGTGACGTCACTAATCTGGAACACGCCCTTAAGATTCAGGATATGGGCGCTGATGGTGTGATCGCTGTCGGCACCGGAGCCGGCGGCCATGCGGGCCCCATTTCACCAATTGTCCTCATTCCTTGGCTCAAGGAGAAACTCTCCATTCCCATTATTGCCGCCGGCGGCATTGGCAACGGTGCCACCATGGCGGCAGCCCTGGCTTTGGGGGCCTCCGCTGTCTCTGTCGGAACCCGGTTTATCGCCAGCCAGGAGGCTCAAGTGGATGCGGCTTACAAACAGGCCGTCCTCGACGCCGGGCCTGAGGATATTGTGCTGACGACCAGGGTGTCTGGCACTCCCGCCTCAGTGATCAAAACCGAATATATCGAAAAGACTGGGCTGGATTTGCCTTGGATTGTTCATGCTCTCAAAAAGAACAAAGTCTCAAAAAAGTATGTGGTGCCTTTGATTCATCTGATGGGCATGAAGGCCATGGAAAAAGCCGCCCAAGGACCCACTTGGAAAACGGTTTGGAGCGCGGGACAAACCGTGGGCCTGATCCATGAAATTCTCAGCTGTGAGGATATTGTTAAAAAATTGGCGCAGGAATACTTCGCCACCATTCGCGGGCTCCCCGGAACGGGAAGCTCCGCTTTACTGCAAGCCTAA
- a CDS encoding HAD family phosphatase, producing MKTAKNQLRHLYISDLDGTLLCPRGTLSRFSREQLTKMLSEGLPFTVATARSLESVRVILKGLPLRLPVIHFNGAMISDFSTGQHFSVLSFEQSLAQLVAEFTISRMGHWPYVSSFDGEHDHLSYEDIPNLGYDWYVKERVKSKDPRLRQVPRVDKILDEESTICFTVVSGFDVLNVFRQQLEQQFPNRLRIRFFQNPYDRDWYWITIQPYAATKATAIKRLLQEQRMSAQDLTVFGDHCNDQEMFEIAGRAIAVANAIEELRALSTHQIGHHGDDSVVEFIRQDWQLIRPRD from the coding sequence GTGAAAACAGCAAAGAACCAACTGCGCCATCTCTATATCTCTGATTTGGATGGAACCCTTCTCTGCCCACGAGGCACCCTGTCTCGTTTTTCCCGGGAGCAGCTAACGAAAATGTTGTCGGAAGGTTTGCCTTTTACTGTGGCGACGGCTCGAAGTCTTGAATCAGTAAGAGTCATTCTCAAAGGACTGCCTTTGCGTTTGCCAGTCATTCATTTCAATGGAGCCATGATCAGTGACTTTTCAACCGGTCAGCACTTTTCGGTTCTTAGCTTTGAACAGAGTTTGGCTCAATTGGTGGCGGAGTTTACCATTTCACGTATGGGGCACTGGCCCTATGTCTCCAGCTTTGATGGGGAGCACGATCATCTTTCTTATGAAGACATCCCAAACCTGGGCTATGATTGGTACGTCAAAGAGCGGGTAAAGTCCAAAGACCCTCGTCTTCGGCAAGTTCCACGTGTGGACAAGATTTTGGATGAAGAGTCCACCATTTGTTTTACTGTAGTCTCAGGGTTCGATGTGCTCAATGTCTTTCGTCAGCAGCTTGAACAACAGTTTCCTAACCGGTTGCGGATTCGCTTTTTTCAGAATCCCTATGATCGGGATTGGTATTGGATCACCATTCAGCCCTACGCGGCTACCAAAGCCACGGCTATTAAAAGGTTGTTGCAGGAGCAGCGCATGAGCGCCCAAGACCTGACTGTGTTCGGTGATCACTGTAACGACCAGGAGATGTTTGAAATTGCTGGTCGCGCCATTGCGGTGGCAAATGCTATAGAAGAGCTCAGGGCTCTCTCAACTCATCAAATTGGCCATCATGGTGATGACAGTGTGGTGGAATTCATTCGCCAAGATTGGCAGCTCATCAGGCCGCGGGATTGA